The Haloarchaeobius sp. HME9146 genome includes a region encoding these proteins:
- a CDS encoding saccharopine dehydrogenase family protein, protein MSGTVVVLGGSGAMTSSCVYDLHKTSGFDEIVVADVDEENARKLLDVVDDERVSFTDVDATDTADLVRVLEGADYVVNGLPYQFEDNVLDAIVEVGDITGVDLNAFDFDRILARSDEFEEAGCALWFCNGGVVSTIMLGMLACQDMDDVSEVNFYWGMWRLLTQTTAGLTDTVTYEHDPNVDERVVWQDGEVTKDLPPFGLRKEFDFPDPVGQQETYVITHPESITFPWSDIAQETGVERIVTRGVWHPEWQDYEETLLNAGLFDADPVEVDGAEVDALEAMQQAIIQQGAEDEWRDPSELSPETEWTPQTILSTEVVGTEGDRGARSVYHMTQPFPFFDGNDITLMREYGCYVGVPLSVTLQLMAAGESTGSGIFTTETSGVSPERYFEAMEERGFELVPETTPAK, encoded by the coding sequence ATGAGCGGAACAGTAGTGGTACTTGGCGGTTCTGGCGCAATGACCTCGTCCTGTGTCTACGACCTGCACAAGACGAGCGGATTCGACGAGATCGTCGTCGCGGACGTCGACGAGGAGAACGCACGGAAGCTGCTCGACGTGGTCGACGACGAGCGGGTCAGCTTCACCGACGTCGACGCGACCGACACGGCGGACCTGGTGCGGGTGCTGGAGGGAGCGGACTACGTGGTCAACGGGCTCCCCTACCAGTTCGAGGACAACGTGCTCGACGCCATCGTCGAGGTGGGTGACATCACCGGCGTGGACCTGAACGCGTTCGACTTCGACCGCATCCTCGCTCGCTCGGACGAGTTCGAGGAGGCGGGCTGTGCGCTCTGGTTCTGTAACGGTGGCGTCGTCAGCACCATCATGCTCGGGATGCTCGCGTGCCAGGACATGGATGACGTGAGCGAGGTGAACTTCTACTGGGGCATGTGGCGGCTGCTCACGCAGACGACCGCGGGCCTCACCGACACGGTCACCTACGAACACGACCCGAACGTCGACGAGCGCGTCGTCTGGCAGGACGGCGAGGTCACCAAGGACCTCCCGCCGTTCGGCCTGCGCAAGGAGTTCGACTTCCCGGACCCGGTCGGCCAGCAGGAGACCTACGTCATCACGCACCCCGAGTCCATCACGTTCCCGTGGTCGGACATCGCTCAGGAGACGGGGGTCGAGCGAATCGTCACCCGCGGTGTCTGGCACCCTGAGTGGCAGGATTACGAGGAGACGCTCCTGAACGCGGGCCTCTTCGATGCGGACCCGGTCGAGGTCGACGGGGCAGAGGTCGACGCGCTGGAGGCGATGCAGCAGGCCATCATCCAGCAGGGTGCCGAGGACGAGTGGCGCGACCCGAGCGAACTCTCGCCGGAGACCGAGTGGACGCCCCAGACCATCCTCTCGACCGAGGTCGTCGGGACCGAAGGCGACCGCGGCGCTCGGTCGGTGTACCACATGACCCAGCCCTTCCCGTTCTTCGACGGCAACGACATCACGCTGATGCGTGAATACGGCTGCTACGTCGGCGTCCCGCTGTCCGTGACGCTCCAGCTCATGGCGGCGGGCGAGTCGACCGGGTCGGGCATCTTCACCACGGAGACCAGCGGTGTCTCCCCGGAGCGGTACTTCGAGGCCATGGAGGAACGCGGCTTCGAACTCGTTCCGGAGACGACGCCGGCGAAGTAA
- a CDS encoding BCCT family transporter: protein MSTESDSMFGEFRDEIQPSVFWGGAILTVIAIAVLGTWPSASAEVLTNVNTWLWKNLSWVYLGIMFICVGFCLWLLLGPWGRIKLGGEDEEPEYSFFAFFAMLFSAGLSTGLVFFGPAEALFHYSSGPPFLSAGSSSAAVMPGAIQYTLLHWGISPWSAYLIVGVTIAYFVHRHGAPIKPSTIFAPFIGVENLDKDWVKPLDMGIVVLSVGGVAVSLGFVVTQFLTGLNYNWGVQVGDLGILLVTTGLTIGFTISAALGVDKGIRRISHFNMGLFVTLLVVAFLAGPTGFLMNLGTEAVGGYVNDFVEMSLYANVANGASWVGGWTVFYWAWWFSFAPMIGIFMARISRGRTIRQVVFAGLAGTSAASFPWFIVMGGSSLWVQHNGQADILGAVGEYGTEVAGFPLFEQIVPFGLGGVFSGLYLLLVLTFLITTVDSTTLSLAMFTTGGDEDPSTINRVTWGTLVGVLTSILLIVGGLPALKDMIVLVGLPVALVCLLCFVGLTKELESRHPVLLTDRDRSPDESGTGTSRPNRSPQDSAMVTED, encoded by the coding sequence ATGAGCACCGAATCAGACAGTATGTTCGGGGAGTTCAGGGACGAGATTCAACCATCGGTCTTCTGGGGTGGGGCGATACTGACCGTCATCGCGATCGCGGTCCTCGGCACCTGGCCGAGCGCCTCGGCAGAGGTACTGACCAACGTCAACACGTGGCTGTGGAAGAACCTCAGCTGGGTGTATCTCGGCATCATGTTCATCTGCGTCGGCTTCTGCCTGTGGCTGCTGCTGGGCCCGTGGGGACGCATCAAGCTCGGGGGCGAGGACGAGGAACCGGAGTACTCGTTCTTCGCGTTCTTCGCGATGCTGTTCTCTGCAGGGCTCTCGACGGGCCTCGTCTTCTTCGGGCCCGCAGAGGCGCTGTTCCACTACTCGTCGGGACCGCCGTTCCTCAGCGCAGGCTCGAGCTCCGCCGCGGTGATGCCCGGCGCGATTCAGTACACCCTGCTGCACTGGGGTATCTCGCCGTGGTCGGCGTACCTCATCGTCGGCGTCACCATCGCGTACTTCGTGCACCGGCACGGTGCGCCCATCAAGCCATCGACCATCTTCGCGCCGTTCATCGGCGTCGAGAACCTCGACAAGGACTGGGTGAAGCCCCTCGACATGGGCATCGTCGTGCTCTCGGTCGGTGGCGTCGCCGTCTCGCTCGGCTTCGTCGTCACCCAGTTCCTGACCGGACTCAACTACAACTGGGGTGTCCAGGTCGGTGACCTCGGCATCCTGCTGGTCACGACCGGACTCACCATCGGATTCACCATCTCTGCCGCACTCGGCGTCGACAAGGGTATCCGCCGCATCTCCCACTTCAACATGGGGCTGTTCGTCACCCTGCTCGTCGTCGCCTTCCTCGCCGGCCCGACCGGGTTCCTGATGAACCTCGGCACGGAGGCGGTCGGCGGGTACGTCAACGACTTCGTCGAGATGAGCCTCTACGCGAACGTCGCCAACGGCGCGTCCTGGGTCGGCGGCTGGACGGTCTTCTACTGGGCCTGGTGGTTCTCGTTCGCGCCGATGATCGGCATCTTCATGGCCCGCATCAGTCGCGGCCGGACCATCCGCCAGGTCGTCTTCGCCGGCCTCGCTGGAACCTCCGCGGCCTCCTTCCCGTGGTTCATCGTGATGGGCGGCTCCTCGCTGTGGGTCCAGCACAACGGCCAGGCCGACATCCTCGGCGCGGTCGGCGAGTACGGGACCGAGGTCGCCGGGTTCCCGCTGTTCGAGCAGATCGTCCCCTTCGGACTCGGCGGCGTCTTCTCGGGGCTGTACCTGCTGCTGGTGCTGACGTTCCTCATCACCACGGTCGACTCGACGACGCTCAGCCTGGCGATGTTCACCACCGGCGGCGACGAGGACCCCTCGACCATCAACCGGGTCACCTGGGGAACCCTCGTCGGCGTGCTCACGTCCATCCTGCTCATCGTGGGCGGCCTGCCGGCGCTCAAGGACATGATCGTCCTCGTCGGCCTGCCCGTGGCACTCGTCTGCCTGCTGTGTTTCGTCGGGCTGACCAAGGAACTCGAATCCCGCCATCCCGTCCTGCTCACCGACCGCGACCGGTCGCCCGACGAGAGTGGGACCGGCACCTCGCGGCCCAACCGGAGCCCACAGGACTCGGCGATGGTCACCGAGGACTGA
- a CDS encoding universal stress protein — MVVVAAIDESERASRVADEAAKLAAAFDDELHVLHVFERSKLVDVLEVTLDEEDVTENYEVQQAADRIVGSATDAVEYPVTTVVRVGDPVKNIVEYADGVDARYIVIGGRKRTPAGKALFGSVTQKVMLNADRPVVNAAGSS; from the coding sequence ATGGTAGTCGTGGCAGCCATCGATGAATCAGAGAGAGCATCGCGCGTCGCGGACGAAGCTGCGAAACTCGCGGCGGCGTTCGACGACGAACTCCACGTCCTCCACGTGTTCGAGCGCTCGAAGCTCGTCGACGTCCTCGAGGTCACGCTGGACGAGGAGGACGTGACCGAGAACTACGAGGTCCAACAGGCTGCGGACCGGATCGTGGGCTCGGCGACCGATGCTGTTGAGTACCCCGTAACGACCGTCGTACGTGTCGGTGACCCCGTCAAGAACATCGTCGAATACGCGGATGGGGTCGATGCTCGCTACATCGTCATCGGCGGGCGAAAACGGACGCCTGCCGGGAAGGCACTGTTCGGCAGTGTGACCCAGAAGGTGATGTTGAACGCCGACCGGCCGGTCGTCAACGCCGCAGGTAGCAGCTAA
- a CDS encoding EamA family transporter: protein MSKATVLFAGTAMILYAGWAFFAKLATRNIPAEQAVVYTYIAALLAVGAYIGVNSGSSIAVATDGLWFAVLSGLCLGLGTLAYYIALTDGSVGIATSISGMYLLVVTVLGVVFLNESLGKMNVLGIGFAVAAVILLAQ, encoded by the coding sequence ATGTCGAAAGCCACAGTTCTCTTCGCCGGTACAGCCATGATACTCTACGCGGGGTGGGCCTTCTTCGCGAAGCTCGCCACGAGGAACATCCCGGCCGAACAGGCGGTAGTCTACACCTACATCGCCGCGCTCCTCGCGGTGGGGGCCTACATCGGGGTCAACTCCGGCAGTTCCATCGCCGTCGCGACCGACGGCCTCTGGTTCGCCGTGCTCAGTGGGCTCTGCCTCGGCCTCGGAACACTCGCGTACTACATCGCCCTGACCGATGGCTCGGTCGGCATCGCGACCAGCATCAGCGGGATGTACCTGCTGGTAGTGACCGTCCTCGGCGTCGTCTTCCTCAACGAATCCCTCGGGAAGATGAACGTCCTTGGTATCGGCTTCGCCGTCGCCGCCGTCATCCTCCTCGCGCAGTAA
- a CDS encoding IclR family transcriptional regulator, with translation MGDEANRPIKSLLTMDEMVAVLDETGGARVTEVADELDRPQSVVHDYLSTLRQLGYVVKNGPRYRLSLRFLELGSKERSRKPLYDIAKPEIDRLADESSSELVSLVVEEDGKAVCLAAAWSSQSIQYNTFPGMHFHLHSSATGKAMLAHLPEERVHEILDRHGMPERTPNTVTDRDELFDQFELIRERGLSYEREEYKLGMMSYAAPVTADDGQVLGAISVSGPAHRMREDEVEDELTNKLLSAINIVELNYGAR, from the coding sequence ATGGGTGACGAGGCAAACCGGCCGATAAAATCGCTGCTGACCATGGACGAGATGGTCGCGGTACTGGACGAGACGGGTGGTGCGCGCGTGACCGAGGTCGCCGACGAACTCGACAGACCACAGAGCGTCGTCCACGACTACCTCAGCACGCTGCGACAACTCGGCTACGTCGTCAAGAACGGGCCCCGGTACCGGCTCAGTCTTCGCTTCCTCGAACTGGGGTCGAAGGAACGCTCGCGGAAGCCGCTCTACGACATCGCCAAGCCAGAAATCGACCGGCTCGCGGACGAATCGAGCAGTGAACTCGTCTCGCTCGTGGTCGAGGAGGACGGCAAGGCCGTCTGTCTCGCCGCGGCCTGGAGCAGCCAGAGCATCCAGTACAACACGTTCCCCGGGATGCACTTCCACCTCCACTCCTCGGCCACCGGCAAGGCGATGCTCGCGCACCTCCCCGAAGAACGCGTCCACGAGATACTGGACCGACACGGGATGCCCGAACGGACGCCGAACACGGTCACGGACCGGGACGAGCTGTTCGACCAGTTCGAGCTAATCCGCGAGCGCGGCCTCAGCTACGAGCGCGAAGAGTACAAACTCGGTATGATGTCCTACGCAGCGCCCGTTACCGCCGACGACGGCCAGGTCCTCGGTGCGATCAGCGTCTCCGGGCCAGCCCACCGGATGCGTGAAGACGAGGTCGAAGACGAACTGACGAACAAGCTCCTCTCGGCTATCAACATCGTCGAGCTGAACTACGGCGCACGCTGA
- a CDS encoding amidohydrolase family protein: protein MTTPHQRVGEQSAPESELSLIDCDIHQRWKDDAEFVKYLPEQYQRDGIVTPTLLYRNPGGFLRQDEKPEDGGKPGSDLEKIAEDHLDKNDIDYAILTGNSWLNLGAVPNRDYAAALADAYNQWLIEECLSVDDRFIGSLYAAPKNPGASAEQIREYGDHPQVKQVLMPGGSEDPYGRPRYWPIYEAAVEKDLAVGVHPFSEGHGVANPPTGAGHPNTYIEWHTLLGAYYMGQLASLVTEGVFVEYPDLRFAFIEGGYGWLPHFMWRLDKNWKGLRSQVPWLEKKPSEYIRENVWFASQPIEEPEQPEHHNQILEMMHADEILIFASDYPHWDGDDPTWGFPPMDEEMERAIRYENAAELYDLPVQSGER from the coding sequence ATGACAACGCCTCACCAACGAGTGGGCGAACAGTCGGCACCCGAGAGCGAGCTCTCGCTGATCGACTGTGACATCCATCAACGGTGGAAAGACGACGCGGAGTTCGTCAAGTACCTGCCCGAGCAGTACCAGCGAGACGGTATCGTCACGCCGACCCTGCTGTACCGCAACCCCGGCGGGTTCCTTCGGCAGGACGAGAAGCCCGAGGATGGGGGCAAGCCCGGCTCTGACCTCGAGAAGATCGCCGAGGACCACCTCGACAAGAACGACATCGACTACGCCATCCTCACGGGGAACTCCTGGCTCAACCTCGGGGCAGTCCCGAACAGGGATTACGCGGCGGCCCTGGCTGACGCGTACAACCAGTGGCTCATCGAGGAGTGCCTCTCGGTCGACGACCGGTTCATCGGGTCGCTCTACGCGGCCCCGAAGAATCCCGGAGCGTCTGCCGAGCAGATCCGCGAATACGGTGACCATCCACAGGTCAAGCAGGTCCTCATGCCGGGTGGGTCCGAGGACCCCTACGGTCGCCCGCGCTACTGGCCGATATACGAGGCAGCCGTCGAGAAGGACCTCGCGGTAGGGGTCCATCCGTTCTCCGAGGGCCACGGGGTCGCCAACCCGCCGACCGGTGCCGGGCACCCGAACACCTACATCGAGTGGCACACCCTACTCGGCGCATACTACATGGGCCAGCTGGCCAGCCTCGTCACCGAAGGCGTGTTCGTCGAGTATCCTGACCTGCGCTTCGCGTTCATCGAGGGCGGCTACGGGTGGCTCCCGCACTTCATGTGGCGCCTCGACAAGAACTGGAAGGGCCTGCGCTCGCAGGTCCCGTGGCTGGAGAAGAAGCCGAGCGAGTACATCCGCGAGAACGTCTGGTTCGCCAGCCAACCCATCGAGGAGCCGGAGCAACCCGAGCATCACAACCAGATACTCGAGATGATGCACGCCGACGAGATCCTCATCTTCGCGAGTGACTACCCCCACTGGGACGGCGACGACCCGACCTGGGGGTTCCCGCCGATGGACGAGGAGATGGAGCGTGCCATCCGGTACGAGAACGCCGCGGAACTGTACGACCTGCCGGTCCAATCGGGTGAGCGCTGA
- a CDS encoding amino acid permease gives MVEHTRTLDFKIAFAIGLGTMIAAGIFSLSGTAVFRIGSSAVLAFVLAAVVASITAAAYSEFASVYSENGGGYLFVSETFEGRDRLKYAVGMSLFLGYTGTTAFYLATMDEWFFRFILPESLSVLPHGSIGILAAILLGVLNARGTEESGVFQLLVTAAKVVVLLVFIAGAIAFAGPGPATATFVDNVQVAPVGIASVAALAFITFFGFSAIAASAGEIIEPRKTVPRAIAASMITVTILYALVIVAMVNAPVPPEVLAQGETAMGTVAASFLGPWGQILIVLGAVFSMVSASNASILAASGIGSLMGRQGHAPRRFARIHREYRTPSWSVLTATATITVLIFVFITLFSEHGLFGTHFLGLEPLTGFATFNLLVPLAVVNATLIYSRRNFPSLERGFRMPLVPILPVVGILANLALIWNLPAVGVIVGIGFTLALVAAYLVWGGAPHVEELVEEVVPSREPTRERTAAVPAEEAAAPEGDRYRILVPVARPDRAVSYVRLAGALAQARDANPLVQVLHVTHIPDQTPNEMVREAARDSTDQITDLLESAALDVEYTVEGHICRDVAFDILQTARDDGVDEILMGYPEDHPNITETVEYQAPCGVFFTNNVEAMDDLSVVNIGAGGGPHHLALLPFVNRLGMAGSEIHVISVIPQSGGTPEPVEETLAALSGIESVQVHNVSADTVADGLVAAAVGNGGVLFIGATRDRRLRRWVFGSTPDQTIEYARDANVPVVIHASTSGLSGRLEEYVFPVYRYLRRHVGGRRDVRRVAERPKKAK, from the coding sequence ATGGTAGAGCACACCCGGACCCTCGATTTCAAGATCGCCTTTGCCATCGGGCTGGGGACCATGATCGCAGCGGGTATCTTCTCGCTCTCGGGGACGGCGGTCTTCCGAATCGGGTCGAGTGCGGTCCTGGCGTTCGTGCTTGCCGCAGTCGTCGCCAGCATCACCGCGGCTGCCTACTCGGAGTTCGCGTCGGTCTACTCCGAGAACGGGGGTGGCTACCTCTTCGTCTCGGAGACGTTCGAGGGGCGAGACCGGTTGAAATACGCGGTCGGGATGTCGCTCTTCCTGGGGTACACCGGGACGACGGCGTTCTACCTGGCGACGATGGACGAGTGGTTCTTCCGGTTCATCCTTCCGGAGTCACTGTCCGTCCTGCCGCATGGAAGCATCGGAATTCTCGCTGCGATTCTGCTGGGTGTGCTCAACGCTCGAGGGACGGAAGAGTCGGGCGTCTTCCAGCTCCTCGTCACGGCCGCGAAGGTCGTCGTCCTCCTCGTGTTCATCGCGGGCGCGATAGCCTTCGCCGGGCCGGGTCCCGCAACGGCCACGTTCGTCGACAACGTGCAGGTCGCGCCAGTCGGTATCGCCTCGGTCGCTGCGCTCGCGTTCATCACGTTCTTCGGGTTCTCCGCCATCGCGGCCAGCGCGGGTGAGATCATCGAGCCACGGAAGACCGTCCCGCGGGCCATCGCGGCGAGCATGATCACCGTGACCATCCTGTATGCGCTCGTCATCGTCGCGATGGTGAACGCGCCCGTTCCGCCCGAAGTACTTGCACAGGGAGAGACCGCGATGGGCACCGTTGCCGCGTCCTTCCTCGGGCCGTGGGGACAGATCCTCATCGTCCTCGGGGCGGTGTTCTCGATGGTGAGTGCGTCGAACGCCTCCATCCTCGCAGCCAGCGGTATCGGGTCATTGATGGGGCGCCAGGGCCACGCGCCACGTCGGTTCGCCCGCATCCACAGGGAGTACCGGACCCCGTCCTGGAGCGTGCTGACCGCCACGGCGACCATCACCGTGCTCATCTTCGTCTTCATCACGCTCTTCTCGGAGCACGGGCTGTTCGGCACGCACTTCCTCGGCCTCGAACCCCTCACCGGGTTCGCCACGTTCAACCTGCTCGTTCCACTCGCGGTGGTGAACGCCACGTTGATCTACTCGCGGCGGAACTTCCCGAGCCTCGAACGCGGGTTCCGGATGCCCCTCGTCCCGATTCTCCCGGTCGTCGGTATCCTCGCGAACCTCGCGCTCATCTGGAACCTCCCTGCCGTCGGCGTCATCGTAGGCATCGGCTTCACCCTCGCACTGGTCGCCGCATACCTCGTCTGGGGTGGCGCGCCGCACGTCGAGGAACTCGTCGAGGAGGTCGTCCCGTCCCGCGAGCCGACCCGGGAACGGACGGCGGCAGTGCCGGCGGAAGAAGCCGCGGCACCGGAGGGAGACCGCTACCGGATTCTCGTCCCGGTCGCGCGGCCCGACCGTGCCGTCTCGTACGTCCGACTCGCGGGAGCCCTGGCCCAGGCGCGGGACGCCAACCCGCTGGTCCAGGTCCTGCACGTCACGCATATCCCCGACCAGACTCCCAACGAGATGGTCCGCGAGGCGGCTCGCGATTCGACCGACCAGATCACCGACCTCCTCGAATCGGCCGCCCTCGATGTCGAGTACACGGTCGAGGGGCACATCTGTCGGGATGTGGCGTTCGACATCCTCCAGACGGCCCGGGACGACGGGGTAGACGAGATACTGATGGGCTACCCGGAAGACCATCCGAACATCACCGAGACGGTCGAATACCAGGCCCCCTGTGGCGTGTTCTTCACGAACAACGTCGAGGCGATGGACGACCTCTCGGTCGTCAACATCGGTGCCGGCGGCGGCCCGCACCACCTCGCGCTGTTGCCGTTCGTGAACCGGCTCGGGATGGCCGGGTCCGAGATCCACGTCATCAGTGTCATCCCGCAGTCGGGCGGAACGCCGGAGCCTGTCGAGGAGACGCTCGCCGCGCTCTCTGGTATCGAATCCGTCCAGGTCCACAACGTCTCTGCGGACACCGTCGCGGACGGGCTGGTGGCCGCAGCGGTCGGAAACGGGGGCGTCCTCTTCATCGGTGCGACCCGCGACCGTCGGCTCCGCCGCTGGGTGTTCGGTAGCACCCCTGACCAGACCATCGAGTACGCCAGGGACGCGAACGTGCCCGTGGTCATTCACGCGAGTACCAGCGGTCTCTCGGGACGCCTCGAGGAGTACGTGTTCCCGGTCTACCGCTATCTTCGCCGTCACGTCGGCGGGCGACGAGACGTCCGTCGGGTTGCTGAGCGGCCGAAGAAGGCCAAGTAG
- a CDS encoding MFS transporter — protein MRDVISGYAGRQLSLHALGLVVILSGVLVVAPLLPSIIETFDISPATAGFSISVLWATNALVQYPGGRYADRLPSTVVLLLSQTLLVVGFLSLAFSTTFPQFVLGLALVGAGYGMFEPAGMVLLGDLFDEKRGRAFGIRDAAVNFGSTLSAALAAAALTYTTWRAAFVPVALLLCVVLFSLHRVTRDSYTVSTVDLELRNTAVRLFETPQSGALVAVTAMTLFAWQGTASFLPTFLQLEKGFSELAATLGFAGLFLVGTVTTPVAGALGDRWSHLRVAAVTTGFSVLGLATLVVADRRLLVILGLVVFAVGLTTFWPVIYVHLVGQLSGDTVGGDLGALRTAYFAIGSLGPSYVGLVAAKFDYSLAFASLLVCFLGAGVTVLWLADG, from the coding sequence ATGAGAGACGTCATCTCGGGGTACGCCGGCCGACAGCTATCGCTCCACGCACTGGGACTCGTGGTCATCCTCTCCGGCGTCCTCGTCGTCGCGCCGCTGCTTCCCTCCATCATCGAGACGTTCGACATCTCGCCCGCCACTGCGGGGTTCTCCATCTCGGTCCTCTGGGCGACCAACGCCCTGGTCCAGTACCCCGGCGGCCGGTACGCGGACCGCCTCCCCTCGACCGTCGTCCTGCTCCTGAGCCAGACGCTGCTGGTCGTCGGCTTCCTCTCGCTGGCCTTCTCGACCACCTTCCCGCAGTTCGTCCTCGGTCTCGCGCTCGTGGGGGCCGGCTATGGGATGTTCGAACCGGCGGGGATGGTCCTGCTCGGTGACCTCTTCGACGAAAAGCGTGGCCGGGCGTTCGGAATCCGGGACGCCGCTGTCAACTTCGGCAGCACGCTCTCGGCCGCCCTCGCGGCCGCCGCCCTCACCTACACCACGTGGCGGGCCGCCTTCGTGCCGGTCGCACTCTTGCTCTGTGTCGTGCTCTTCTCCTTGCATCGCGTCACCAGGGACAGCTATACCGTCTCCACCGTCGACCTCGAACTGCGCAACACGGCGGTCAGATTGTTCGAGACCCCACAGTCCGGGGCGCTCGTCGCGGTGACTGCGATGACGCTGTTCGCCTGGCAGGGGACTGCGAGCTTCCTGCCGACGTTCCTCCAGCTGGAGAAGGGGTTCTCCGAACTCGCCGCGACGCTTGGCTTCGCTGGTCTCTTCCTGGTGGGAACCGTGACGACGCCGGTCGCTGGCGCACTCGGAGACCGCTGGTCCCATCTCCGTGTCGCGGCTGTGACGACGGGGTTCAGCGTGCTCGGCCTCGCAACCCTCGTGGTCGCTGACCGCCGCCTGCTGGTCATCCTCGGGTTGGTCGTCTTCGCCGTCGGGCTGACGACGTTCTGGCCGGTCATCTACGTCCATCTCGTCGGCCAGCTCTCGGGGGATACTGTCGGGGGCGACCTCGGCGCGCTTCGGACAGCGTACTTCGCCATCGGGAGTCTCGGGCCGTCATACGTGGGACTGGTCGCCGCGAAGTTCGACTACTCGCTCGCCTTCGCGAGCCTGCTCGTCTGCTTCCTCGGTGCCGGTGTGACCGTGCTGTGGCTGGCAGACGGCTGA
- a CDS encoding NAD(P)-dependent oxidoreductase: MSEHPTRIAVTGGLGGVGSWVVDRLADDGYDVLAIDTHTPEQHVENVRFFSADLTDAGETFDILHAFDPEAVIHLAAIPDPTAHAGTRVFSNNILSAYNVLFAAGRLGSDIVWASSESAYGFPFSESLLLPEYLPIDESHPMRPEDPYGVSKVAGESVAEMVTRRFGVQVASIRPSWVQYPGEYEVSNIRREVAVDEIEAGTKPPGSGNFWSYIDVRDLVELCVRAVEADFDGHEPYLCHAAENYMGVETARLIAALSDGTAPDLSGLSGESCAFTTQKAFDELGWEPEHTWREAESETVDGPSFI, encoded by the coding sequence ATGAGCGAACACCCAACGCGAATCGCGGTGACGGGCGGGCTGGGCGGCGTCGGCAGCTGGGTCGTCGACCGACTGGCAGACGATGGATACGACGTCCTCGCTATCGACACGCACACACCGGAGCAACACGTCGAGAACGTCCGGTTCTTCTCGGCAGACCTCACCGACGCGGGAGAGACGTTCGACATCCTCCACGCGTTCGACCCGGAGGCCGTCATCCACCTCGCAGCGATTCCGGACCCGACCGCACACGCCGGGACGCGCGTGTTCTCGAACAACATCCTCTCGGCGTACAACGTCCTCTTCGCCGCCGGTCGACTCGGGAGCGATATCGTCTGGGCCTCCAGCGAGTCCGCTTACGGGTTCCCCTTCTCGGAGTCGCTCCTTCTCCCGGAGTACCTCCCCATCGACGAATCACACCCCATGCGACCCGAAGACCCGTACGGTGTCTCGAAGGTCGCCGGTGAGTCGGTCGCCGAGATGGTCACCCGCCGGTTCGGTGTCCAGGTGGCGTCCATCCGCCCGTCGTGGGTGCAGTATCCAGGCGAGTACGAGGTGAGCAACATCCGTCGGGAAGTCGCCGTCGACGAGATAGAAGCCGGGACCAAACCGCCCGGGAGTGGGAACTTCTGGTCGTACATCGACGTCCGGGACCTCGTCGAACTGTGCGTGAGAGCTGTCGAGGCTGACTTCGACGGGCACGAACCGTACCTCTGTCACGCCGCAGAGAATTACATGGGCGTCGAAACCGCCCGACTGATCGCGGCTCTCAGTGACGGGACGGCGCCCGACCTGTCCGGGCTCTCCGGAGAATCCTGTGCGTTCACCACGCAGAAGGCGTTCGACGAACTCGGCTGGGAACCCGAGCACACCTGGCGAGAAGCCGAGTCCGAGACGGTGGACGGTCCATCCTTCATCTGA
- a CDS encoding Rieske (2Fe-2S) protein yields MEKRFEVCPADEIQPGERHITELEGFSIGIFNVDGEYFALKNDCPHQRAPLCKGPVTGTTKSDTPGEFNYERPGEIVRCPWHGWEFDIKTGESIFNPHKVKAKSFEATVEPAEDVATDGGGCDNCSVEIEGEEPPVETYDVEVEQDTVVVYL; encoded by the coding sequence ATGGAGAAGCGCTTCGAAGTCTGTCCGGCGGACGAGATCCAGCCCGGCGAGCGCCACATCACCGAACTCGAGGGGTTCTCCATCGGCATCTTCAACGTCGACGGCGAGTACTTCGCGCTGAAGAACGACTGCCCCCACCAGCGCGCACCGCTGTGTAAGGGGCCGGTCACCGGGACGACGAAATCCGATACCCCGGGCGAGTTCAACTACGAACGCCCTGGCGAGATCGTCCGCTGTCCGTGGCACGGGTGGGAGTTCGACATCAAGACGGGTGAGTCGATCTTCAACCCGCACAAGGTGAAGGCCAAGTCGTTCGAGGCGACGGTCGAACCGGCAGAAGACGTAGCGACCGACGGAGGCGGGTGTGACAACTGCTCCGTCGAGATAGAAGGTGAGGAACCTCCCGTCGAGACGTACGACGTGGAGGTCGAACAAGACACCGTCGTGGTGTATCTCTAG